One genomic region from Alteromonas pelagimontana encodes:
- a CDS encoding tryptophan halogenase family protein: MIEQARKQRVVIAGGGTAGWMAAAAMTRTLGKQVDVTLIESSDIGTVGVGEATIPTLVFFHKLLKVSEQEFMAATQATFKLGINFENWKEVNQNYLHAFGVTGKDCWAAGFQHFWLKGLQQGLSTDFGDYCLERVAAEAGKFAHLPNNGLNYAYHLDASLYAKFLRNLAEKEGLRRIDAKIQQVFTREDNGYIESVLLDDGQKIEGDLFIDCTGFRGLLIEQTLHTGYEDWSHWLPCDKAIAVQTEAQASPIPYTRSIAHEAGWQWRIPLQHRVGNGLVYCSRYWSDDEAMSTLLNNIEGTPLNEPRVIPFRTGRRLKQWNKNCVALGLASGFLEPLESTSIHLIQQGIVRLLRMFPHTEIQQTDVEEYNRQTDFDVEHIRDFIILHYHVTERKDSPFWRHCRQMEVPTSLAHRIKLFKETGRIFREANELFDDSWQQVMIGQGLMPASYHPIVDNMSREELTHLLSQIRNNITRTVERLPTHEQYLKQYCQ, translated from the coding sequence ATGATAGAACAAGCAAGAAAGCAGCGGGTAGTTATAGCAGGCGGCGGCACGGCTGGCTGGATGGCCGCTGCGGCTATGACCCGAACGTTAGGCAAACAGGTGGATGTCACGTTAATTGAAAGCAGTGACATTGGCACTGTTGGGGTGGGCGAAGCCACTATTCCTACGCTGGTTTTCTTTCATAAACTTTTGAAAGTCAGCGAGCAAGAGTTTATGGCTGCCACCCAGGCTACCTTCAAGCTGGGAATAAACTTTGAAAACTGGAAAGAGGTAAACCAGAATTATCTACACGCTTTTGGTGTAACCGGAAAAGATTGTTGGGCTGCAGGCTTTCAGCATTTCTGGTTGAAAGGGTTGCAACAAGGCTTGAGCACAGACTTTGGTGATTACTGCCTGGAGCGGGTCGCCGCAGAAGCCGGTAAATTTGCCCATTTACCCAATAACGGGTTGAACTATGCTTATCATCTGGACGCCTCTTTATACGCCAAGTTTTTGCGTAATCTGGCCGAGAAGGAAGGTTTGCGGCGTATTGATGCTAAAATTCAGCAGGTATTCACGCGAGAAGACAACGGCTATATAGAAAGTGTCCTTCTTGATGATGGTCAAAAAATTGAGGGCGATCTATTTATTGACTGCACCGGCTTTCGCGGTTTACTGATTGAACAGACCCTGCACACCGGCTACGAAGACTGGTCGCACTGGTTGCCTTGTGATAAAGCAATTGCAGTACAAACGGAAGCGCAAGCTAGCCCTATTCCCTACACCCGCAGCATTGCTCATGAAGCTGGCTGGCAATGGCGAATTCCGTTGCAGCATCGTGTGGGTAATGGCCTGGTTTACTGTAGCCGTTATTGGTCTGATGACGAAGCCATGAGTACGTTGCTGAACAATATTGAAGGAACACCGCTTAATGAGCCTCGGGTGATTCCTTTTCGCACCGGCCGCCGCCTAAAGCAGTGGAATAAAAACTGCGTGGCGCTGGGGTTGGCAAGCGGGTTTCTTGAGCCGCTGGAATCCACCAGTATTCACCTAATTCAGCAGGGAATTGTGCGTCTGTTGCGAATGTTCCCTCATACAGAAATTCAACAAACTGATGTCGAGGAATATAACCGACAAACGGATTTTGATGTCGAGCACATTCGCGATTTCATTATTTTGCATTACCATGTTACAGAACGGAAAGATTCTCCGTTCTGGCGGCATTGTCGGCAAATGGAGGTGCCGACATCGCTGGCGCACAGAATTAAGTTGTTTAAGGAAACAGGACGCATATTTAGAGAAGCCAATGAACTGTTTGATGATTCCTGGCAACAGGTAATGATAGGGCAAGGGCTCATGCCAGCCAGCTATCATCCTATTGTTGATAACATGAGCCGGGAAGAATTAACGCATCTGTTAAGCCAAATCAGAAATAACATTACCCGCACCGTTGAGCGTTTACCTACCCATGAACAGTATTTAAAACAATACTGCCAGTAA